The Oryctolagus cuniculus chromosome 5, mOryCun1.1, whole genome shotgun sequence genome includes a region encoding these proteins:
- the EDN1 gene encoding endothelin-1 precursor, whose translation MDYFSMMVSLLLVAFHGAPETAASGTELSTGAENPGEKPPASAPWRPRRSKRCSCSSLMDKECVYFCHLDIIWVNTPGHIVPYGLGSPSRSKRSLKDLFPTRAAYHKNRCQCTSPHDKKCWNFCQAGTELRAQETMEKGRNNLKKGKDCSKLGKKCILQKLMQGRKIRRLEAISNSIKTSFHAAQLRAQLHREQKVTHNRTH comes from the exons ATGGATTACTTCTCCATGATGGTCTCTCTGCTGTTGGTGGCTTTCCATGGAGCTCCCGAGACAG CGGCCTCGGGCACGGAGCTCAGCACAGGAGCGGAAAACCCAGGGGAGAAGCCCCCGGCCAGCGCACCTTGGCGGCCGCGCCGCTCCAAGCGGTGCTCCTGCTCCTCGCTGATGGACAAGGAGTGCGTCTACTTCTGCCACCTGGACATCATCTGGGTCAACACCCCCGG GCACATCGTCCCGTATGGACTTGGAAGCCCGTCCAGGTCCAAGCGATCCTTGAAGGATTTATTTCCTACCAGGGCAGCGTACCACAAGAACAGGTGCCAGTGCACGAGCCCACACGACAAGAAGTGCTGGAATTTTTGCCAAGCAGGAACGGAACTCAG AGCCCAAGAGACTATGGAGAAAGGCAGGAACAACCTTAAGAAAGGCAAAGACTGCTCCAAGCTTGGAAAGAAGTGTATTCTTCAAAAGCTGATGCAAGGGAGAAAAATAAGAAG GTTGGAGGCCATCAGCAACAGCATCAAGACATCTTTTCATGCTGCCCAGCTGAGAGCCCAGCTCCACCGAGAGCAGAAAGTGACCCACAACCGGACACATTGA
- the LOC127493278 gene encoding uncharacterized protein codes for MKNSLSASRGSDPRPGLRSRGEEATGARSAGGGRGAHAARKAAAEQRGDAARTRDTRLGAAAEARLAWTALGRLFILNPYSVGVNSSNFIPAPDNVIVLLVTARGGLTETKYPLETFGKPARAALQSASPCASCQPGSPRIRRGTTAEVIPLSPGGAHGAAAAQVTARLAEEGEAPTSDAAPFKGLHFPGPPWSQTQAAKPQQRVQAPNALWCCHPIPGDPDLGRSASAQPTAGFDWTQYLGKETRGDLMSCARDPGLPPLPTLKTHLAGGLLPGNGHPPSPGSRGPGSCLGCPPAGAPASPPPGRGRPCRCQRRHRRPSREEWEETCPRAPLSGCPCHPLDSIGFEITKCGPRSATSRASRS; via the exons ATGAAAAACAGCCTCAGCGCTTCTCGTGGCTCGGATCCTCGGCCCGGGCTCCGGTCCCGGGGAGAAGAGGCCACCGGTGCTCGGAGCGcaggcggcgggcgcggggcgcaCGCGGCGCGGAAGGCGGCGGCGGAGCAGCGCGGGGACGCAGCGAGGACCCGGGACACTCGCCTCGGCGCAGCTGCAGAGGCGCGTCTGGCTTGGACAGCTCTCGGCCGGCTTTTTATATTGAACCCCTATAGCGTGGGGGTAAACAGCTCCAACTTTATTCCAGCCCCAGACAATGTTATTGTGTTATTAGTCACCGCCAG GGGCGGGCTCACAGAAACAAAATACCCATTAGAGACCTTTGGTAAACCTGCCCGTGCGGCGCTGCAGTCTGCTTCCCCTTGTGCGAGCTGCCAGCCCGGGAGTCCAAGAATCAGAAGAGGGACTACAGCAGAAGTCATACCATTG AGCCCTGGCGGTGCCCACGGGGCAGCCGCCGCGCAGGTAACAGCACGCCTTGCTGAAGAAGGCGAAGCGCCCACGTCGGACGCCGCCCCTTTCAAGGGGCTCCATTTTCCAG GCCCTCCCTGGAGTCAGACGCAGGCCGCCAAGCCACAGCAGCGGGTTCAGGCTCCTAATGCGCTCTGGTGCTGCCACCCAATCCCCGGGGACCCGGACCTGGGGCGCtcggcctcagcccagcccactgCCGGCTTCGACTGGACGCAGTACCTGGGGAAGGAGACACGAGGGGACCTGATGTCATGTGCACGAGACCCAGGCctccctccactgcccaccctgaAGACCCACCTGGCCGGGGGGCTCCTCCCCGGAAACGGCCACCCGCCGTCCCCAGGATCCCGGGGACCCGGGTCCTGCCTAGGCTGCCCTCCTGCTGGGGCGCCCGCCTCGCCCCCACCTGGCCGAGGCCGCCCCTGCAGGTGCCAGCGGCGGCACCGGCGCCCAAGTagagaagagtgggaggaaaCCTGCCCGCGCGCTCCCCTCTCGGGCTGTCCGTGTCATCCCCTTGACTCTATTGGATTTGAAATCACAAAATGCGGGCCGCGATCCGCCACCAGCCGGGCCTCCCGCAGCTAG